Proteins from one Hymenobacter monticola genomic window:
- a CDS encoding transposase — MVDAARANPTCALKSKCCKITRTAYSAPYCRALARQQSRAVRRMRRLRQRTVEPVVGSLLPHDGLRRVSTRGRSSAHKTMLLTAIAFNPNKLLKHPPTRTPSLAIALPKT, encoded by the coding sequence ATTGTCGATGCTGCCCGCGCAAATCCCACCTGCGCGCTGAAGAGCAAGTGTTGTAAGATTACCCGCACGGCCTACAGTGCCCCGTATTGCCGGGCGCTGGCCCGGCAGCAGAGCCGCGCAGTTCGACGCATGCGCCGATTACGGCAACGCACGGTGGAACCCGTAGTTGGCAGCTTACTGCCGCACGATGGGCTGCGCCGGGTCAGCACTCGGGGGCGCAGCAGCGCTCATAAAACGATGCTGCTCACGGCCATCGCCTTTAATCCAAATAAGCTGCTTAAGCACCCGCCGACAAGAACACCAAGCTTAGCCATCGCTCTGCCCAAGACATAA
- the pcaC gene encoding 4-carboxymuconolactone decarboxylase, whose amino-acid sequence MNQEERYEAGMKVRREVLGAEHVDRATAGSTDFTADFQDFITRYAWGEVWTRPGLPRHDRSLITLAMLIALNREDEFKMHVRAALNNGVTVAEIKEVILQSGIYCGLPAANAAYHAATQVFAQLDITP is encoded by the coding sequence ATGAACCAGGAAGAACGTTACGAGGCCGGGATGAAAGTCCGCCGCGAGGTGCTGGGCGCCGAGCACGTGGACCGCGCCACGGCCGGTAGCACCGATTTCACCGCCGATTTCCAGGACTTCATCACCCGCTACGCCTGGGGCGAAGTCTGGACCCGGCCCGGCCTGCCTCGGCACGACCGCAGCCTGATTACGCTGGCCATGCTCATCGCCCTCAACCGCGAAGACGAGTTCAAAATGCACGTCCGGGCCGCCCTCAACAACGGCGTGACGGTGGCCGAAATCAAGGAAGTCATTCTACAATCGGGTATTTACTGCGGGTTGCCGGCGGCCAATGCGGCCTACCACGCCGCCACGCAGGTTTTCGCCCAGCTCGACATCACGCCCTGA
- a CDS encoding 3-oxoacid CoA-transferase, with product MKQVPQISAAEAAAKVRDGDVLLGGGFGMTGNPVHLLHALAETGTQNLTFIGNNVGEAGLGGGRLLLNGQLRKMVGSFFTSNPDAVKAAQSGQVEYELLPQGTLAEALRAGGAGIGGFYTPTSAGTLIAEGRPTMTLKGQEQVFIEGIRGNVAFIRAWRADTAGNLTYRLTEQNFNRAMATAADVVIAEVEEIVPVGELDPNHIHTPGCFVDFLVQAHVTLADLGSSASTSTGRAPSASRLHMAARAFAELRQGDVVNLGIGIPTLVADLIKPEHGIILHTENGMLGVGPAPTDGGGALDYPVNAGKIPVTALPGSSYFDSADSFGMIRGGHVDVAIMGGLEVDSHANLANWAVPGKPLLGVGGAMDLASGARKLIVTLTHADPDGTSKIVPECTLPMTAHGVVDMVITDLAVFEYQSGQLTLIELMPGATLDEVRAKTAAAFIERLSH from the coding sequence ATGAAACAAGTACCTCAAATATCGGCGGCCGAAGCGGCGGCCAAAGTGCGCGACGGCGACGTGCTGCTCGGCGGCGGCTTCGGCATGACCGGCAACCCCGTGCACCTGCTGCACGCCCTGGCCGAAACCGGCACCCAGAACCTGACCTTCATCGGCAACAACGTGGGCGAAGCCGGTCTGGGCGGCGGTCGGCTGCTGCTGAATGGACAGCTCCGGAAGATGGTTGGCTCCTTCTTCACCAGCAACCCCGACGCCGTGAAAGCCGCTCAAAGCGGCCAGGTGGAGTACGAGTTGCTACCGCAGGGTACGCTGGCCGAGGCTTTGCGGGCGGGCGGGGCCGGCATCGGCGGCTTCTACACGCCTACCTCAGCGGGGACGCTCATTGCCGAAGGGCGACCCACGATGACGCTCAAAGGGCAGGAACAAGTATTTATCGAAGGCATTCGGGGCAATGTGGCCTTCATCCGGGCCTGGAGAGCCGACACGGCCGGCAACCTCACCTACCGCCTCACCGAACAGAATTTCAACCGCGCCATGGCCACGGCGGCCGATGTGGTGATTGCCGAAGTCGAGGAAATCGTACCGGTGGGCGAGCTGGACCCCAACCACATCCACACGCCCGGCTGCTTTGTCGATTTCCTGGTGCAGGCTCACGTCACACTGGCCGACTTGGGCAGCTCTGCTTCCACCAGCACGGGCCGCGCCCCCAGCGCCAGCCGGCTGCACATGGCCGCCCGCGCCTTCGCCGAGCTGCGGCAGGGCGATGTGGTGAACCTGGGCATCGGCATTCCTACGCTGGTGGCCGACCTCATCAAGCCCGAACACGGCATCATCCTGCACACCGAGAACGGGATGCTGGGCGTCGGCCCCGCGCCGACGGACGGGGGCGGCGCGCTGGACTACCCGGTCAACGCCGGCAAGATTCCGGTCACGGCCCTGCCCGGCTCCTCCTACTTCGACAGCGCCGATTCGTTCGGCATGATACGCGGCGGGCACGTCGACGTGGCCATCATGGGCGGGCTGGAAGTAGACAGCCACGCCAACCTCGCCAACTGGGCCGTACCGGGCAAGCCGCTGCTGGGCGTGGGCGGGGCCATGGATCTGGCCTCGGGGGCCCGCAAGCTCATCGTCACGCTCACGCACGCCGACCCCGACGGAACCAGCAAGATTGTGCCCGAATGCACCCTGCCCATGACGGCGCACGGCGTGGTCGATATGGTCATTACTGATTTGGCCGTGTTTGAATACCAGTCTGGCCAGCTTACGCTCATCGAGTTGATGCCGGGCGCTACGCTGGATGAAGTGCGGGCCAAAACGGCGGCCGCCTTTATTGAAAGGCTTAGCCATTAA
- a CDS encoding pirin family protein — protein MLVVNPAAQRPGNNGGAFRIARTYPGINLQITGDHGLGPLGCFDDASMQPGFVVGMHEHRDDEILTYMRRGQMVHTDSHGSSATVTPTHLMMMNAGRTFFHEETNPRTSTEPVELLQIFIRPSAPNLPPAVQFHTFPEAVPTDGWRLVGGPAEAAAPLTIRSQVWVHDLRLTDAETALPDLQGLTGYLHVFRGTVTIPGHHLTLKTGDGLVIENEAIQVAAQGPADLVFFRLDRQAAYTRTGKYSG, from the coding sequence ATGTTAGTAGTCAACCCCGCCGCGCAACGGCCCGGCAACAACGGCGGCGCTTTCCGCATCGCCCGCACCTACCCCGGCATCAACTTACAAATAACCGGCGACCACGGCTTGGGGCCTTTGGGCTGCTTCGACGATGCCAGCATGCAGCCCGGCTTCGTGGTGGGCATGCACGAGCACCGCGACGATGAAATCCTGACCTACATGCGCCGGGGCCAGATGGTGCACACCGACAGCCACGGCAGCTCAGCCACCGTCACGCCCACGCACCTGATGATGATGAACGCCGGGCGGACCTTTTTCCACGAGGAAACCAACCCGCGCACGAGCACCGAGCCGGTGGAACTGCTGCAAATCTTCATTCGCCCCAGCGCCCCGAACCTGCCGCCGGCCGTGCAGTTCCACACCTTCCCCGAAGCCGTGCCGACCGATGGCTGGCGCCTGGTCGGTGGCCCCGCCGAGGCCGCGGCCCCGCTCACCATTCGCAGCCAGGTGTGGGTGCACGACCTGCGCCTGACCGACGCCGAAACCGCCCTGCCCGACTTGCAGGGCCTGACCGGTTACCTGCACGTGTTCCGGGGCACGGTCACCATCCCGGGCCACCACCTGACCCTGAAAACGGGCGACGGCCTGGTTATCGAAAACGAAGCCATCCAAGTGGCGGCGCAGGGCCCGGCCGACCTCGTCTTTTTCCGCCTCGACCGCCAGGCGGCTTACACCCGCACGGGCAAATATAGCGGCTAG
- a CDS encoding 4-hydroxybenzoate 3-monooxygenase: protein METLPEIPTRTQVGIIGGGPAGLLLAQLLHQQGIGAVVLENRPRARVEARQRAGLLEQGTVDLLREAGAAARLDREGLVHEGVLLSYNGRRHRINLSALTGGACVTIYAQTEVVKDLIQQRLAQGAPLLFEAEATRIEGLQTAKPLIYYTYQGEERTLACDFVAGCDGFQGIARRAAPAGFFKTYDKTYPYCWLGIIAEVPPSTDELIYAFHERGFALHSMRSSERSRLYVQCAVTDTVEDWPDARIWEELHARLGTAGWSLREGPILEKTITPMRSFVTEPMQYERLFLAGDAAHIVPPTGGKGLNMAVADTKTLFDALRAWYQTGDGELLRTYSAACMRRVWRVQEFSNYMTELLHLNPEKSAFDQHLQESRFQLLTTSPAASQVIAENYVGLAAQRAAAPLAPLSHAL, encoded by the coding sequence ATGGAAACTTTGCCTGAAATCCCGACCCGCACCCAGGTTGGCATCATCGGTGGTGGCCCGGCCGGGCTGCTGCTGGCCCAACTGCTGCACCAGCAGGGCATCGGCGCCGTGGTGCTCGAAAACCGGCCCCGCGCCCGCGTGGAGGCCCGCCAGCGCGCCGGCCTGCTGGAGCAGGGCACCGTGGACCTGCTGCGCGAAGCCGGCGCGGCTGCCCGCCTCGACCGCGAAGGCCTGGTGCACGAAGGCGTGCTGCTGAGCTACAACGGCCGCCGCCACCGCATCAACCTTTCGGCGCTGACGGGTGGTGCTTGCGTCACCATTTATGCCCAGACGGAGGTGGTCAAAGACCTCATCCAGCAGCGGCTGGCCCAGGGCGCGCCGCTGTTGTTTGAAGCGGAGGCCACCCGCATCGAAGGCCTGCAAACCGCTAAACCGCTCATCTATTATACCTATCAGGGCGAGGAGCGAACGTTGGCCTGCGACTTTGTGGCCGGCTGCGACGGATTTCAGGGCATTGCCCGGCGGGCGGCCCCGGCGGGCTTTTTCAAGACCTACGATAAGACCTATCCTTACTGCTGGCTGGGCATTATTGCCGAGGTGCCGCCGAGCACCGACGAGCTGATTTACGCTTTCCATGAGCGCGGTTTCGCGCTGCATTCCATGCGCTCCTCCGAGCGCAGCCGCCTCTACGTGCAGTGCGCCGTGACCGATACCGTGGAGGACTGGCCCGATGCGCGCATCTGGGAGGAGCTACACGCCCGCCTGGGCACCGCAGGCTGGTCACTGCGGGAGGGCCCGATTCTGGAAAAAACCATTACCCCCATGCGCTCCTTCGTGACCGAGCCCATGCAGTACGAGCGCCTGTTTCTGGCCGGCGACGCGGCCCACATCGTGCCGCCCACCGGCGGCAAGGGACTAAATATGGCCGTGGCCGATACCAAAACGCTGTTCGACGCCCTGCGCGCCTGGTACCAGACCGGCGACGGCGAGCTGCTGCGCACCTACTCGGCTGCTTGTATGCGCCGGGTGTGGCGGGTGCAGGAATTCTCGAACTACATGACCGAGCTGCTGCACCTCAACCCCGAAAAATCCGCTTTCGACCAGCACCTGCAGGAGTCGCGCTTTCAACTGCTCACCACCAGCCCGGCGGCTTCGCAGGTCATTGCCGAAAACTACGTGGGCCTGGCCGCCCAGCGCGCCGCTGCGCCGCTAGCACCCCTTTCGCACGCTTTATGA
- a CDS encoding cupin domain-containing protein, translated as MRPTAINLFPAPTGPALSIAGGTYRIITSGAQTNGAYAVIDMLVPPGSGPGPHAHPDVQELFYVLEGEVVFRSDTQTTTAGPGALAEIPKGGAVHNFTNESDAVAHLLCVVVPAGLDQFFVEIGQPVALGTFLPRQAPSPEALQKLQTIGREYGQEFFSPDYFTR; from the coding sequence ATGCGTCCTACGGCCATTAATCTCTTCCCCGCGCCTACCGGCCCCGCCCTCTCCATTGCCGGGGGCACGTACCGCATCATCACCAGCGGGGCGCAAACCAATGGGGCTTATGCCGTCATCGACATGCTGGTGCCCCCCGGCAGCGGTCCCGGTCCGCACGCCCATCCCGACGTCCAGGAGCTGTTTTACGTGTTGGAAGGTGAGGTCGTGTTCCGGTCGGACACGCAGACCACCACTGCGGGCCCGGGTGCCCTCGCGGAAATTCCGAAGGGCGGCGCGGTCCACAATTTCACCAACGAGTCGGACGCCGTCGCGCATTTGCTGTGCGTTGTGGTGCCCGCCGGCCTCGACCAGTTCTTCGTGGAAATCGGGCAGCCCGTGGCTCTCGGCACCTTTTTGCCCAGGCAGGCCCCGAGCCCGGAGGCCCTACAAAAGCTCCAGACCATCGGCAGGGAATACGGTCAGGAATTCTTCTCACCCGACTATTTTACCAGGTAA
- a CDS encoding SDR family NAD(P)-dependent oxidoreductase, producing the protein MPVSDVTSHPLADLISLHGRSAVITGGAKGLGLAIAQRLAEAGAQVVLGDVDESAALAAAEQIATTYGVTAVGAKLDVADAASISALADLAVARFGQLDIWVNNAGIYPLATALTTTDAQLDLVLNINLRGTFIGCREAAVRMLVDAAGTGKVIINIASTSAFNVNGNAAHYVASKHGVAGTTKAFATELGPKGIRVVAIAPTATKTPGLEANIQSSDAVKAGLEAFANRLPLGRGGVPDDIARVVLFSASDLAAFVTGIVIPVDGGEQAA; encoded by the coding sequence ATGCCTGTTTCCGATGTAACCAGCCATCCCCTGGCCGACCTGATTTCCCTCCACGGCCGTAGCGCCGTCATTACGGGCGGGGCCAAGGGCCTGGGCCTAGCCATTGCCCAGCGCCTGGCCGAAGCCGGCGCGCAAGTAGTGCTTGGCGATGTGGACGAGTCGGCGGCCCTGGCGGCGGCCGAGCAAATTGCGACCACCTACGGCGTCACGGCCGTGGGCGCGAAGCTCGACGTGGCCGACGCGGCTTCCATCTCCGCCCTGGCCGATTTGGCCGTGGCCCGCTTTGGCCAGCTCGACATCTGGGTCAACAACGCCGGCATTTACCCCCTGGCCACGGCCCTGACCACGACTGATGCCCAGCTTGACCTCGTGCTCAACATCAACCTGCGCGGCACCTTCATCGGCTGCCGCGAGGCCGCCGTGCGGATGCTGGTCGATGCGGCCGGTACCGGCAAGGTCATCATCAACATTGCCTCCACCTCGGCCTTCAACGTGAACGGCAACGCGGCTCACTACGTGGCCTCCAAGCACGGCGTGGCCGGCACCACCAAAGCCTTCGCTACCGAGCTGGGCCCTAAAGGCATCCGTGTGGTGGCCATTGCGCCCACGGCCACCAAAACGCCCGGCCTGGAAGCCAATATCCAATCCTCGGATGCCGTAAAAGCGGGTCTGGAAGCGTTTGCCAACCGCCTGCCGCTGGGCCGGGGGGGCGTGCCCGACGACATTGCCCGCGTCGTGCTCTTCAGCGCCTCGGACCTGGCGGCGTTTGTGACCGGCATCGTGATTCCCGTGGATGGTGGCGAACAGGCCGCCTGA
- a CDS encoding DUF3861 domain-containing protein — MAKRAHHYRLRLEHLAPAAPDQPTHAPMEIEFDNHDDIFSIIARMEGRQLFAEPGQAAEFAIGLKLFSEVMLKNRELPLFAEFRPTFSEFMKKLKGGPPPKEGVVSPE, encoded by the coding sequence ATGGCCAAACGCGCCCACCACTACCGCCTACGCCTGGAGCACCTGGCCCCGGCCGCACCCGACCAGCCCACCCACGCGCCCATGGAAATCGAATTCGACAACCACGACGACATTTTCAGCATCATTGCCCGCATGGAAGGCCGCCAGCTTTTCGCGGAGCCCGGCCAGGCCGCCGAATTTGCTATCGGCCTCAAACTCTTCAGTGAAGTCATGCTCAAAAACCGCGAGCTGCCGCTGTTTGCGGAGTTCCGGCCCACTTTCAGCGAATTCATGAAGAAGCTAAAAGGCGGGCCCCCTCCAAAAGAAGGGGTAGTTTCGCCCGAATAG
- the pcaF gene encoding 3-oxoadipyl-CoA thiolase — translation MNTAYLVNGIRTPIGNFGGSLAPVRPDDLAALVIRELLQRNSSADPAAIADVILGCANQAGEDNRNVARMALLLAGLPASVPGETVNRLCASGLSASVAAARAIQSGDGDLFVAGGVENMTRGPLVISKASTAFGRDAQMADSSFGWRFINPKMEELYGVDAMGETAENLAERDHISREDQDRFAYASHQRAARARESGRLAREIVAVPIQQRKGEPVRFAHDEFIKANTTLEGLAKLRPAFRKTGSVTAGNSSGLNDGAAALLFASEQGLKQHGLTPLARIVAMGVAGVEPRFMGIGPVPASQLALKKAGLTLDQMDLIEFNEAFAAQALACIRGLGLEDNDPRINPNGGAIALGHPLGMSGARILNTAALELHEQNKRFALVTMCVGVGQGYAVIIERA, via the coding sequence ATGAATACTGCTTACCTCGTTAACGGCATCCGCACCCCCATCGGCAATTTTGGCGGCAGCCTTGCGCCCGTGCGGCCCGATGACCTCGCCGCGCTGGTTATCCGGGAATTGCTGCAGCGCAATTCTTCCGCGGACCCGGCCGCCATCGCCGACGTTATTCTGGGCTGCGCCAATCAGGCCGGCGAGGACAACCGCAACGTGGCGCGCATGGCCCTGCTGCTGGCCGGCCTGCCCGCCTCCGTACCCGGCGAAACGGTGAACCGGCTCTGCGCCTCGGGCCTCTCAGCAAGCGTGGCGGCGGCCCGCGCCATCCAGAGTGGCGACGGCGATTTGTTCGTGGCCGGTGGCGTGGAGAACATGACGCGCGGCCCACTGGTCATATCTAAAGCCAGCACTGCTTTCGGGCGCGACGCCCAAATGGCCGATTCCAGCTTTGGCTGGCGCTTCATCAACCCGAAAATGGAAGAGTTGTACGGTGTGGATGCCATGGGCGAAACGGCCGAGAACCTGGCCGAGCGCGACCACATCAGCCGCGAAGACCAGGACCGGTTTGCCTACGCGTCGCACCAGCGGGCGGCCCGGGCCCGGGAGTCGGGACGCCTGGCGCGGGAAATCGTGGCGGTGCCCATCCAGCAGCGTAAGGGCGAGCCGGTGCGGTTTGCCCATGACGAGTTCATCAAGGCCAATACCACGCTGGAAGGGTTGGCTAAGCTGCGCCCTGCCTTCCGCAAAACCGGCTCGGTCACCGCCGGCAACTCCTCGGGCCTGAACGACGGGGCCGCCGCCCTGCTCTTTGCCTCCGAGCAAGGACTGAAGCAACACGGCCTCACGCCTTTGGCCCGCATCGTGGCCATGGGCGTGGCCGGTGTCGAGCCCCGGTTCATGGGCATCGGCCCGGTGCCGGCCTCCCAGTTGGCCCTAAAAAAAGCCGGCCTCACCCTCGACCAGATGGATTTGATTGAGTTCAATGAAGCTTTCGCAGCGCAAGCCCTGGCTTGCATTCGCGGCCTGGGCCTCGAAGATAATGACCCGCGCATCAACCCAAACGGCGGCGCCATTGCTCTGGGCCACCCGCTGGGCATGAGCGGGGCCCGTATCCTCAACACGGCGGCCCTGGAGTTGCACGAGCAAAACAAGCGCTTCGCCCTCGTCACGATGTGCGTGGGTGTTGGGCAGGGCTACGCCGTTATCATTGAGCGCGCCTAA
- the pcaD gene encoding 3-oxoadipate enol-lactonase, with protein sequence MPLLTTDTGPLYYELTGPETAPVVVLSNSLGTDHTMWDAQLPALAGNFQVLRYDARGHGRSTVSAGPYSVAQLGQDVLDLLDGLGVAQAHFCGLSLGGLVGQWLGINAPERLLKLVLSSTAVKIGDAASWNARIAQVEAEGLAGLAAATAARWFTPPFRRSQPEAVARVLDGLAATSPSGYAACCAAVRDADFWKDIRQIPVATQIFAGSADPVTTETDGKYLEQYIPHAHLVVLRAAHLANVEAAAPFNAALLRFLRA encoded by the coding sequence ATGCCGCTGCTCACTACTGATACCGGTCCTTTGTACTACGAACTGACCGGCCCGGAAACGGCCCCGGTGGTGGTGCTTTCCAACTCGTTAGGCACCGACCATACCATGTGGGATGCGCAGCTGCCGGCGCTGGCGGGCAACTTCCAGGTGCTGCGCTACGACGCCCGCGGCCACGGCCGCAGCACGGTGTCGGCGGGGCCTTACTCGGTGGCGCAGTTGGGCCAGGACGTGCTCGATTTGCTCGACGGGCTGGGCGTTGCGCAGGCCCACTTCTGCGGCTTGTCGCTGGGCGGGCTGGTGGGGCAATGGCTGGGCATCAATGCGCCCGAGCGGCTGCTGAAGCTGGTACTCAGCAGCACGGCCGTTAAGATTGGCGACGCGGCCAGCTGGAATGCGCGCATCGCGCAAGTAGAAGCCGAAGGGCTGGCCGGACTGGCCGCGGCCACGGCCGCGCGGTGGTTTACACCGCCCTTCCGGCGCAGCCAGCCCGAGGCGGTGGCCCGTGTGCTGGACGGCCTGGCGGCTACTTCGCCCAGCGGGTACGCAGCCTGCTGCGCCGCCGTGCGCGACGCCGACTTCTGGAAAGACATCCGCCAAATCCCCGTCGCCACGCAGATTTTCGCCGGCAGTGCCGACCCCGTGACCACCGAAACCGACGGTAAATACCTGGAGCAATACATCCCCCACGCCCATCTGGTGGTGCTGCGCGCCGCGCACCTCGCCAACGTGGAAGCCGCCGCCCCTTTCAACGCCGCGCTGCTCCGCTTTCTCCGCGCTTAA
- the pcaB gene encoding 3-carboxy-cis,cis-muconate cycloisomerase, with the protein MPSLTHLLFTNLQQDALFAAPVQLACMLRVEAALAKAEAAAGVIPAAAADVIAAVCRETEWDEEALAQQTLLAGNPAIPLVKALTQRVARRDAEAAKYVHFGATSQDVLDTALMLQLQTALHWLDAQQFQLYEHLAALANRHRNTPMMGRTLLQQARPITFGYKVASWLDGLLRAQERLAQVHAEALVLQFGGAVGTLATLGEQGPAVTAQLARELQLPVPLLPWHGQRDRLVDVATALAILCGLLGKMAHDVVLLMQTEVGELREGAAPGKGGSSAMPHKRNPVAATFLTAIAGRTPALVSTLLTGLSQHEHERAAGAWHAEWDVLPELCSLTAAALTHAIDLISGLEVDTERMQRNLALTQGLVFAEDITVALTPHLGKAAAHELIEKASQEAPRQGRHLQDYLFDEPVVRQHLSAEQLAAVFDPARATGLSQHFTDAVLARFHALVSPA; encoded by the coding sequence ATGCCCTCGCTCACGCACCTGCTCTTCACCAACCTGCAGCAAGACGCGCTGTTTGCCGCCCCGGTGCAGCTCGCGTGCATGCTGCGGGTAGAAGCAGCGCTAGCCAAAGCGGAAGCCGCCGCCGGGGTGATTCCGGCCGCAGCGGCGGATGTTATCGCGGCCGTGTGCCGGGAAACAGAATGGGATGAGGAAGCCCTAGCGCAGCAAACCTTGCTGGCCGGCAATCCCGCCATTCCGTTGGTCAAGGCCCTCACGCAACGGGTGGCTCGGCGCGATGCGGAAGCGGCCAAGTATGTGCATTTTGGAGCCACCAGCCAGGACGTGCTGGACACGGCCCTGATGCTGCAGCTGCAAACCGCGCTGCACTGGCTGGATGCGCAGCAATTCCAGCTCTATGAGCACCTCGCGGCGCTGGCGAACCGGCACCGCAACACCCCGATGATGGGCCGCACGCTGCTGCAACAGGCCCGGCCCATCACCTTCGGCTACAAAGTGGCGAGTTGGCTCGATGGCCTGCTGCGGGCCCAAGAGCGGCTGGCGCAGGTTCATGCCGAAGCGTTGGTATTGCAATTTGGCGGCGCCGTGGGCACGCTGGCGACCCTGGGTGAGCAGGGACCGGCCGTGACTGCGCAACTGGCCCGGGAGCTGCAACTCCCGGTGCCACTGCTGCCCTGGCACGGCCAGCGCGACCGGCTGGTGGACGTAGCCACAGCCCTGGCTATTTTGTGCGGCCTGCTGGGCAAAATGGCCCACGACGTGGTGCTGCTCATGCAAACCGAAGTGGGTGAGTTGCGCGAAGGAGCCGCGCCCGGCAAGGGCGGCTCCTCGGCCATGCCGCACAAGCGCAACCCGGTGGCCGCCACGTTTCTGACGGCCATTGCTGGCCGCACGCCGGCGCTAGTGAGCACGCTGCTCACGGGCCTAAGCCAGCACGAGCACGAGCGGGCCGCCGGGGCCTGGCACGCCGAATGGGACGTGCTGCCCGAACTCTGCAGCTTGACAGCCGCCGCGCTCACTCACGCCATCGACCTGATAAGTGGGCTGGAAGTCGATACCGAACGCATGCAGCGTAACCTGGCGCTCACGCAGGGGCTGGTTTTTGCCGAGGATATCACGGTGGCGCTCACGCCGCACCTGGGCAAAGCAGCCGCGCACGAGCTCATCGAAAAAGCCAGCCAGGAAGCCCCCCGCCAAGGCCGGCACCTGCAAGACTACCTGTTTGATGAGCCCGTGGTCCGGCAACACCTGTCGGCCGAACAGCTGGCGGCCGTGTTTGACCCGGCCCGCGCCACGGGCCTCAGCCAGCACTTCACCGATGCCGTGCTAGCGCGTTTTCACGCCTTGGTTTCACCTGCCTAG